In Ornithorhynchus anatinus isolate Pmale09 chromosome 5, mOrnAna1.pri.v4, whole genome shotgun sequence, the DNA window ATGTACATTCAGGATATCTGAATGTTATCTGTTAACTGTTTTTAACATGATAAAACGGTATAAAAAAAAGAACACTTTGTATTGAAAACATTTCACTTAGCATTGTTTGTAGCGACCGCGTATGTCATCTCTTCCAACAGTACCCCCAAATCCTTAAATTTCTCAGGGTTCAAAGATGTAAGTTGGGGTTTTGAATGGGGGCCTCATCAATTTGACAAAATAAACACGTgctgcttcctcttttctccacccTCGCCCCCCTCTTTCCAACAGCTGCGGATAACCGTCTGGTCCTTGTGTACAAAATCTGTATCTTATATCAAATATCCCAAAGCCTGTCAACAGGGTGAGTGTATGGAGCCTATTCTAAGGGgggtatttttaatttttataattCTGTgtaaatcctcctctcctctagGGCCAGATTAAAAATATGGCCCTAGAGGAGAGGGGAATTTACATAGAATGAGCAAGCCCATGTTCCTGGActgaggggaagctcagtctcttCCATCTGATGCTCGAGTCTCAACCTCTGGATCCCCTACGGTGCGGGGACTGGGGCTCGGACGGGTCGGGTAACCTCAGGCCCACGGCGGAATGTCTTGTTGCCTCCGTGCTTGCatttgggagaaggggagggcaaaGGAAATCCccgtcagtcaatcattggtgtttatttggcatttattacgcatagagcactgttttaagagcttgggagagtacaatacaacagagttggtaaatacgatcCCTCACCCGGATGTTTTGAGGGCAGATTAGATAAGTAGAAGCCCCTAAAAACAGTACTTGGGGGTTTCCATTCACGAATTGCTACACTAGCTATAAACATAATTACCACTGGTTTCATTTTGACTTTCAGCACTTGGGTGTAGAAAACCTGGAACAACAACTTTTGAATTACATCTGATCCATATTTTCCCTTTCTCATAAATGGATCAGAACAGAGTGCTAGATCATGAGGCCAGTTTTTCCAGTTTCCTACGGTAGTCCCTGGTATTTATGTactgctaatactaataatgatgattatggtattcgttaagtgcttaccatgtgccaggcactgaactaaacactggggtggatacaagaaaatcgggttggacccagtctctatcccatatggggctcacagtctcagtccccatgctacagatgaggtaactgaggcccagagaaatgaagcggcgtgtccaaagtcacacagcagacaagtggcagagccgggtttagaacccatgaccatctgacttctgcgctatccaccacgccacgctgcttctagggagTGTTCTACTGAGTGCTTCTCCTGACTACTGAGTGTTCGGAATCATGTGGACAAAGAGCGTTTCGAGAAAGTGGACATGCATGTAATGGAGACACAGCATGCCTCAGTAGAAAGGGCCTgggatctgggagtcgggaggctgggttctagtcctggctctgcctccgaTCTTCTGCGTGCCACTGAGCAAGTCAcgacctctgtgggcctcagtttcctcatctcgagGTAGTTAACCTGGCTCTCCTGACCTCAATAGGAGTGTTGTGAAGAGAAGAGTGAAATAAAtgatgtgaaaatgctttggaaaataaaaacccTCTACAAAAACtgaggcattattattattggtctctCTGAGGCAAAATAGTGATGACTTTTGtgattcactagactgtaaacacgtgggcagggaacatttctaccatctctgttgtactgtactctctcaagtgcttagtacaacgctctgcacccagtaaggactcggtaaataccactgattgattgattatgttagTACCATCTCTGAGGTACTCTGATAGGCTGCGGTAAAGGACATGGGATTCTGGCATCTGCCTCCCGTTATTGAGGGTTCAGAGGGAACTGGATCAACCAGTCAAGGaatggtacttagtgagcacctacttagcgcagagcactgtactaaacgcttagggtGGTGCAAGAGCATTAAAAGACAAAATCCTTACCCTCCAGGATCGTATAATTTAACAGGATATATTTTTTCACCTGTGGCCTCTGTTTCCAAACTCCTAATTTGGTTACACTTGTTTCAGAAGGATAACTAAATTTCCCAACCTGAATTGGTTTTCCAGTAATGATGGTAGATTTAAAATGATTACAATGAACCCTGCTTCTTTTGGGGGGACGAATTCATTGCTTTCCCCTCCATTTGTCCTGTGTaatgtctttttttcctttttcatctcTGTCCACGTAAATTATTactgtgtttcttttttttccttggctTCCCTTTGACCTCATTCAGTGTAAATCTCACTGGCAGGAATAACCTTCACGAAGGACGGCCGCTACATGGCGCTGGCCGAGCGGCGGGACTGCAAGGATTACATTAGTCTCTTTGTGTGCAGTGACTGGCAGCTTTTGAGGGTAAGAAATGCCATTTCCTGCTGCCGCCGAGAGGGAAGATGGAAAAGCCTGGTCCCCCcgctgaggagatgtgattcccgATCTGCTTTAGCCACAGGGCACCTTTCAGTTTAGTGAATGAGGTGATTTTCTAAGTGGACCCTTTATAACTCCATAGAGGGAAACGTGCCTTTCAAAAAGTGATCCATTTCCTCTTTATCATTATTGGTGTGGTGAGGCCTTTGGGTGgagagcatagagaagcagcttagctcagtggaaagagcccgggcttgggagtcagaggtcacgggttcgaatcccacatctgccacttggtagctgtgtgactgtgggcaagtcacttcacttccctgtgcctcaggtaccttaatggggattaagactgtgaacctcacgtgggacaacctgattcccctgtatctaccccagcgcataggacagtgctctgcaaatagtaagcacttaacaaataccaacattattattattattattattattagaggctatATTAGTAGCAGTAAATATGACACTGTCTTcaaacagtcttcatccttaAAGATACTGCAGACTGCTTTATTGGACATAAATATGGTGCAAGAAAAGTGAAATGCTAATTTTCTTTGTTTGGCAAACCCACACCTATCTTGCCTGATTGCACTTAACCAGCCACAGTGGATTTAGGTGGAAGAGTATGGTGGAACGGGCAGCCACGTGAGCAGAAACTACCGCCCATCTGCTTGAAGGCGGCATGCGCtagttttgggggggtttttaatggtattgttaagcacttactatgtgccaggcactgtactaagggctggagtagatacaagatcatcaggtggggcacagtccctcttccacttgggactcggtcttaatccccattttacagataaggtaaatgaggcacagagaagtgaagagacttgcccgaggtcacacagcagacagctggaggacccaggggattagaacccagatctccggactcccaggcctgtgctctttccactaggccaccctgcttccccgcTGTAAAACAAAACGAGCTCTCTTTGGGTTTGGAGCCACACTCTGGGGCCAAATAGCTATCGAAAATTCCCCACAAGGCAGAACGCCTCCAGTGCTAAAAGGGTAAAATAAGTCCAACCCCCTGgctttataaaaaaagaaaaacaacaacaacaaaacttttTTCGCTCTCTTTGGAAGCACTTTGATACAGATACCCAAGACCTTGCAGGAATTGAGTGGGCCCCTAATGGATGTGTGTTGGCAGTGTGGGACACCTGTTTGGAGGTATGGCAGAAATGAAGACTGTAAGTAAATGGTTCCTTTTTTTCAGGGATTCTCTGATTATCTTTCCCCATCCTGTTGGCTTTCCTTGTGGCCTTCAATAATGTCAAAATTAGGTCAGTTCTTCACGCACTGAGTAGTgtggatttaaaaacaaaatggccAAATGTTCCTGAAAGTCACAGAGGACATTGTACATGGTATTTGCTGACTAACCTGAGCGATTTTCTTTGTAATCGCTTTGTGGGAAATTCAGCAATTCCCTCCAAGACTGTACTCCTCTACCGTCCTACCCCTCGTGTAAGAGTTTCCCCTAACTGAACAGTCCTCCTTCCTAgtgggagtggaagaaatggaaggTATCAGGCCCTCAATAGGCACCTTGCACTGGACCAGGCTCATCAGAAATGATGTTTTAACAACAAAAATGATGCGATTGCTTGCAGTATAAGGTTCTCCTGTACTCCTTGGATGGCCGCTTGCTGTCAACGTATTGTGCGTATGAGTGGTCCCTGGGTGTCAAATCGATCGCCTGGAGTCCGAGCAGTCAGTTTTTGGCCATCGGAAGCTTCGATGAAAAGGTAGGAGAAGGTGGCGAGCTGTGTGTGGGAAACAGAGCTCTGGAGGTCATCCCTTGTGCTCACCTTGGCCTTTTTTGCCTAGGTGCGCATTCTGAACCATGTGACGTGGAAGATGGTTACAGAGTTTGGACATCCTGCAACTGTTTCTAACTCCAAAGTAGTAAGTGTGGGATTGAGGTTGACCCGTGcctacagagaagtagcgtggcctagtgggtagaacgtgggcctgggagtctggggacctgggttctaatcccagctccaccacttgcctgctgtgtgaccttggggcgagtcggttaacttctcttggcttcggtctcctcatttgaaaaatggggattcgacacctgttctccctccctcctaggctgtgagtcccgtgtgggatggggactgattatcctgtatctgccatagcttggcagagtgcttggcacatctaaagtgctgaacaaatgccacagtaatactAGCAGTATAATATTGTAATCaatattattttaatatccgtttagactgtgagcccatcattgggtaaggattgtctctatctgttgccaaattgtacatcccaagcgcttactacagtgctctgcacatagtaagcgctcaacaaatactattgaatgaattgtcgtAACCTGAAGAAAAACTTTTGTGTTTAATGGTGGCTGCTTTTCTGTTGGTTTGCAAAatttggtggtggggaggtcGTGTTTAACAAATCTCAGTGATGCATCGAGAAAAATATTTGTGGTTATAAAGTCTCTCCATTATCCTTCCCATCCTCAGCACCGTGGGCTCTGCCCCAGTAGTAGGATGCCCCAGTTCTACAGGGCCACTGTTATTTGGCTTTTttgagattctttttttttttcttgatgccTGGAGTTCTGTTATCTTTCGGTCTTCTCTCCGAACAGAGGTGAAGCTCGGGAGCCCTCGAAACCGCACGTTCTCTTTCCTTCAGGTGGTGTATAAGGAGACGGAGAAGTGCCCAACTCTGGGACTGGAGAATTTTCCTTTCCCCCCGACAAGAGCAGCGGCTAGTTCTCTTTTCAGCACAGAAAGTAAATGTAAGAAAGCAAGGGAAATGGGGTGGTGACAACAGGTGTTTGTTCTTTATGTTGAATAttgaatagtgtttggcacaggctGTGCACCCAattagtgcttaatcaatacattTACTCCTACTCTTGATATCTCTTGTTTTAACTGCTCTAGATTAGTATAGATGCATTGCCGGCCTTTACTCAGCTTTCTAATAAGCCACAGCCAAGGTTGTTGAGGAAGCATGAGGGAagcaaggggagaaagagggttgtggagagggaggagagcagaaaagtaccGTGAACCAGAAGCTTATTCATATAttcattaatcagttgtatttattgagcgttttactTCGggtagagtactgtcctaagggcttggaagagtacaatataacagtaatcagacacattccctgccctcgaagagtttacagcctagagggggacacagacatgaatataaatcaataaatggcagatatgtacgtaagtgctatggagctggggggtgggggatgaataaagtcagTGTGacccagagggagtggaagaagaggaaaggacgacTACGAGTAGGGAGATAGAAAAACACAACTCCTCTAGCATTGACAGCCTCATTGTGGGTTCGGGGAAAAGCAAGAATTCAGAATGAACAATTTGTTCAGCTATTTTGTTTTCTATCCTTCACTAAAATTTCCCATTAGGCTTTACCAGGAAGGGTCTCTGACATTAATGTGGTACCGTTGAATAGAATATAAGTGGCTGGGAAGGTTATCATCACCTTTCTTGTGCAGAACAATCTTTCTAGAAAGTCAGCAGGAGTATCTGGGTGCGCTTAGCTATTGGCAGGACTTAGTACCATCCAgccctttttgtttttcttttcaaattccaGATGAGATTGCTTCATCACCGGTTTCATTACAGACTTTGAAACCTGTCAGTGACCGAGCGAACCCGAAAATTGGAATTGGAATGTTGGCATTTAGTGCCGATAACTGTTTCCTGGCGACAAAGAATGGTCAGTACTCCCCACCCGGCATTGCCTGATCTAAAACggaatccattaatggtattattgagtgcttactgtgtgcagagcactgtactaagcacttgggagagtggaggatAACAggatcggtagacacattccctgccccagaggagcttacggtctagaaggggagatagacattaaaataaatctcacatataataatgttggtatttgttaagcgcttactatgtacagagcactgttctaagcgctggggtagacacaggggaatcaggttgtcccacgtggggctcacagtcttcatccccattttacagatgagggaactgaggcacagagaataataataataataataatgttggtatttgttaagcgcagagcagagcagagcactgttctaagcgctgggggagatacagggtaatcaggttgtctgtcccatgtgaggcttacagtcttaatccccattttacagatggggtaactgagggacagagaagttaagtgacttgcccacagtcacacagctgacaagtggcggagctgggattcgaacccctgacctctgactcccaagcccgggctctttccactgagccacgctgcttctctatgcacgtaaatgctgtggggctgaggatggggtgaataaaaggaagacTCCCTCAGCAGTCCCTGTCCGGTCTCGAGACTGTGGAAGTCGTCGCAGTAACAGGGTAGATTAGCACCCTAAGGGACCGTGTCTAAAACGgaacttaccttcccacccaaaccctgtcctcccctaactttcccgtcactgtggaaggcaccaccagccttcctgtctcataagcccataaccttggcgctgtccttgactcctctctctcattcgacccacatattcactccatcactaaatcctattggttctaccctcacaacatcgctaaaatccaccctttcctcttcatcccaacTGCCACCCATtttatccagtcacttatcctgttTTGCTCtgattaccgtgtcagcctccttacggacctccctgcctccgtctctccccctccggtccggtcttcactctgctgcccgaatcgtttttctacaaaaatgtcaggtcacgtttcctcacttctcaagaaagtccagtggttgcccatccacctcagacagaaactccttaccgatggctttaaagcactccaacacatttccccctcctacctcacctcgctactctcctactgcaaccctgcCCGCACCCTTGGCTTCTCTGATGCTAACCACgtcactgtacctcgctctcggGTATCGCACCAccgacctttcgcccacatcctccctctggcctggagtgccctctctcctcacagcagatagacagttactctccccctcttcaaagctctactgaagacgcatctccgccaagaggccttccctgattcggCCCTCCTTtcatcgtctcccactcccttcagtgtcaccctgactcgctccctttattcatcctccctcccagcctcacagcgcttgtggacatatctgtagtttatttctttacgttatcatctgtctccctctttaggtgtaagctctttgcgggcagggaatgtgtctgtttattgttctctcccaagcgctcagttcagtgctctgcacacagtagacgctcgataaatataattgactgactgaccagtgcAGTTCTCCAAGTCCTCCCATGGAAAAGAAGAATCCCAGAAAAGCCGGTGTGTGGGAGGCAAGCTTCCAAACCCTTTGGAAAGAAGGGGATGCATCCGAAGTGTTCCGGGCCTTTagctctcccttttttttctttccacaagACAACATTCCCAATGCAGTCTGGATCTGGGATGTACAGAAGCTGAAGTTGTTTGTGGTCCTGGAGCAGTTGGCCGCGGTCCGTTCGTTCCAGTGGGATCCCCAGCAAGCCCGCCTGGCCGTCTGCACGGGCAATAGCAAAGTGTATCTGTGGTCCCCGGCAGGCTGCGTGTCCGTCCAGGTTCCGCTGGAAGGTAAGGAGCGCGGGCAGCGCTGCTTAACTGCTTGGCAGGATGCGATTTCTCAAATCCCCCAAAACTTAGCAGAGGCCCTCAGTTTTACCAGAATGAGAAGGTGGGATCAGGGAACATCCTTCCcacacatctccccctctagacttcaagctctttgtgggcggggaatgtgtctgttattatatcgtattctcccaaatgcttgggacagtgctctgcacgcactaagcactcaaacgcgattgattgattggtggcgtGGCTGTCCGGATTCAAGCGTGGTGCGGTGTCGGAAGAAGAGATCTGCGGGTGGGTGGTGGTGGAGATGGATGAGTACAACCGGGAGGGTTTTCCTTGAACTCGGGGCTCCGGGGGAGCGCGGCCCCCCCCCGTGTCGGACGAGAACTCGGCCCGCTCACGTTTATGCCGCCCAACTTTGGTGTTGGGTAACGTGGGAGAGATCGGTCCGTACGAAGTTCACCGTGCTGTTCCGGAATACCACTGATCCCCAGAGGCTCAGAGCTGAGTGTGCAGCTTTTAGTAATTTCATATAAAAGTCGCGTAAGGAGGAgcaatctgtctcccccaggcgCCGTCCTCCAAGGGGATATGTGAGCCTTTTGGGTGTCCGGTTGGATGCGTTCAGGATTCTTTTTGGCTTTCCGCAGGTGACTTCCAAGTGCTTTCTCTCTGCTGGCATAGAAGCGGGGACTCCATGGCACTCCTGAGTAAGGACAATCTGTGCTTGTGCTATTTGGAAACAGAGGAGGGCGTAAAATaactccagccccaaagcacctgAAAGGGGGAGCAAAGGGTCCCCCTGGACCCCTTTTGGGAACAGATGCTGCTACATTGAAAATCAAAGTGAAACTTGGTTATTATGCACCTGTTTTGAACTGGTAAATCAGAGGccggggagtgggtgggggaagtTCTTGGAGGAAAATGTTCAACCAAGTGAACGTGACCTTGTGGCTTTAATATTTTTCTATAGCGGAGATGTATTTGTAAATATGAACTGTATAGAATGACTATTTAATTTGTATGACAAATAAATATTGGATAGTGAATCAAGATATTATGAAGTGTTTTTCTGTCACGAGTCCGGAAGTTGCTCCGGAGTATGCAGGGTGGCCTTCAGTTTCTGTTGCTTCAAGTTAAGGGGTGTGGCCCCCCGCCGTGATATAACATTCACGCCCAAGTGTCCCTGCCGTGTCCACGGACTGCAGTGAGCCATTTTCTTGGTGGTGGCCTTTAATTTCCCCAGGAAGAAGATACTAGTACCAGCTGACTTATTTGAGGATCATAGGCagaattttattgtattttttaattttttttttttggtatttaagtgctacgtgccatgcactgcacCGAGTGCTGAGgaaaatacaagttcatcaggttggacacaggtcacgtcgcacatgaggctcacttccttaattcccattttacagatgaggtaaccgagacacagagaaatgaagcgatttgcccacggtcacacagccgacaagtggaggagctggaattagaattcaagtccttctgactctcaggcctgggctctatccactaggccatgctgattcttagGTATCTTGAAGGTGAGGTGGCAAGTCCTAGGCTTTGGAGAGCGGGATACAGGGAGGGCTTGCGCCGGGGCTCCGAATGGGCACAGGGAGGGATGGGATCCTAGGTGAGAGGAAACCTTGGAAGGTTggggtcattcgatcgtatttattgagcgcttaccgtgcgcggagcttggaaagtccaatatagctataaagagagacaatccctgcccacagcgggctcacagtctagaacgggggagggtCCAGAGGTAGGGGAGGAAGGTGCTAAGAGACCCTGCGTCTGACGGTCTAGGAGAAGCCCAGGTTGGAAACTGGGATCCCCTGAGGGATTAAAGGACCAGTGGAACGTGAGTCCTGGGGCATCCTCAAGGAAATACGGAGGGTCTGAGGGGAGAAGCTATTAGAcctagggaaagagagggagtcgGAACCGGAATTGTTGTCATTGTTCCTGAATTAAGGAaccaataaatattcttgatatCTCAGATGGTTCTGTCTGCCTCCGTGGggtaggggctggaggagaagctgtgGGTGCCGGGGAATCACGTGGACCTTCTTTGTGAGCTTCCTGTAGCCAGCCCCCGATGACCTCTTTGCCTTCGGGGAGAGGGTTTTCAGTCGGAGGGTGGTGGCAGTGATAGGGGGTGCCGGGACCTGGGGACCACCGAAGAGAAGCCCCCCAACCTGcgttacaagagaagcagcacggtctagtggaaagagcacgggcctggggtcgcaggacctggattcctggctctgccaattgcttgctgtgagtgaccttgggcaagtaacttaacatccttgtgcctcagtttcctcaactgtaaaatagagattcaatacctgttctccctcctcgagactgtgagcccccaggcgggacagggaccgtgtctgacctaattaataatgttggtatttgcttactatgtgcagagcactgttctaagcgctggggtagggtcatcaggttgtcccacgtgaggctcacaatcttaatccccattttacagatgaggtaactgaggcccagagaagttaagtgacttgcccacagtcacacagctgacaagtggcagagccgggattaactgGTACCTACACCTACTGGCACCTAACggtgtttaataaatagtaagcgct includes these proteins:
- the WRAP73 gene encoding WD repeat-containing protein WRAP73 isoform X2 — protein: MLDANLYPKGIRPRIVYHHRFTTMLRITVWSLCTKSVSYIKYPKACQQGITFTKDGRYMALAERRDCKDYISLFVCSDWQLLRHFDTDTQDLAGIEWAPNGCVLAVWDTCLEYKVLLYSLDGRLLSTYCAYEWSLGVKSIAWSPSSQFLAIGSFDEKVRILNHVTWKMVTEFGHPATVSNSKVVVYKETEKCPTLGLENFPFPPTRAAASSLFSTESKYEIASSPVSLQTLKPVSDRANPKIGIGMLAFSADNCFLATKNDNIPNAVWIWDVQKLKLFVVLEQLAAVRSFQWDPQQARLAVCTGNSKVYLWSPAGCVSVQVPLEGDFQVLSLCWHRSGDSMALLSKDNLCLCYLETEEGVK
- the WRAP73 gene encoding WD repeat-containing protein WRAP73 isoform X1; the protein is MNFSEVFKLSNLLCKFSPDGKYLASCVQYRLVIRDVNTLQILQLYTCLDQIQYVEWSADSLFILCAMYKRGLVQVWSMEQPDWHCKIDEGSAGLVASCWSPDGRHILNTTEFHLRITVWSLCTKSVSYIKYPKACQQGITFTKDGRYMALAERRDCKDYISLFVCSDWQLLRHFDTDTQDLAGIEWAPNGCVLAVWDTCLEYKVLLYSLDGRLLSTYCAYEWSLGVKSIAWSPSSQFLAIGSFDEKVRILNHVTWKMVTEFGHPATVSNSKVVVYKETEKCPTLGLENFPFPPTRAAASSLFSTESKYEIASSPVSLQTLKPVSDRANPKIGIGMLAFSADNCFLATKNDNIPNAVWIWDVQKLKLFVVLEQLAAVRSFQWDPQQARLAVCTGNSKVYLWSPAGCVSVQVPLEGDFQVLSLCWHRSGDSMALLSKDNLCLCYLETEEGVK